In Synergistota bacterium, a genomic segment contains:
- a CDS encoding creatininase family protein, with product MRRGKKVKAKRLEELTWEELEGLGESIVIIPIGSVEQHGRHLPLGTDSMVAIALAEEASARTGAIVAPPLWYGWSPHHMVLPGTVNIRPEVLEELLYDLISSLSEHGFKHFIVINGHRIVNIPWIQLASARAKEDLEVEIYIFDPAYASKEFKFGEIGHAEEIETSHMMVIRPELVKKEKIIDSPKKDSPKKEGYLYYVDPSSPYDTLCYLPSRKHMEKLARESGGVSGSPSKASYEKGEEYHRYLVDKLVKLIKHIRGYNNG from the coding sequence ATGAGGAGGGGGAAGAAAGTGAAAGCGAAAAGGCTTGAGGAACTCACCTGGGAGGAGTTAGAAGGTTTAGGAGAAAGCATTGTAATTATACCCATTGGTAGTGTGGAACAGCATGGGAGACACTTGCCGCTTGGAACAGATTCAATGGTAGCTATAGCTCTTGCTGAGGAAGCTTCGGCAAGGACAGGAGCTATAGTAGCTCCTCCTTTGTGGTATGGCTGGTCGCCTCATCATATGGTTTTACCTGGTACGGTTAACATAAGACCTGAGGTTTTAGAGGAGTTGCTATATGATCTAATTTCCTCTCTTTCTGAACATGGCTTTAAGCACTTTATAGTGATAAATGGACATAGAATAGTTAATATACCTTGGATCCAACTTGCTTCTGCAAGAGCAAAGGAAGATTTAGAAGTAGAAATTTATATCTTTGATCCTGCATATGCTTCAAAGGAGTTTAAATTTGGAGAAATAGGACATGCGGAAGAAATAGAAACTTCTCATATGATGGTTATACGGCCGGAGCTTGTTAAGAAAGAAAAAATAATAGACTCCCCAAAGAAAGACTCCCCAAAGAAAGAAGGATACCTTTATTATGTTGACCCCTCATCTCCATATGACACGTTGTGCTATCTTCCTTCGAGGAAGCATATGGAAAAGCTTGCAAGGGAAAGTGGGGGAGTAAGTGGTTCTCCATCAAAAGCCTCTTATGAAAAAGGAGAAGAATACCATAGATATCTTGTGGATAAATTAGTAAAACTTATAAAGCATATAAGGGGGTATAACAATGGGTGA